ACAGAACGCAAATAAAAGCAGGAAAAATCCGAGATAATTGCTTATCAAAACAGCTACAGCCAAAATAAACCCTGTTACTATTGAGTTAGCAAAGGAGACTCCTTGTAAAAGGTGTCTCCTTTGGAAAATCACTCTTTGAAAAAATAAAGGTATAAGCCAAATTTGCGAAAGCGCGGGATGTATCCCTATATGCATAAAAACATAAGGAGAAAAAGCAAATATTAAAGCCAACACTAAACTCAAAAACCAAGCAAACTTTAATGCTCTAAACAAGATAAAACTTAAAACCACTGTCAAGAAAATACCGAAAAAAGCAAATATATTTGAAAATATTACAGGATTGATAACCTTAATACCTTCAGTAAATACAAAAGAAAAAATCGGTTGATTCGTTTTCCATGAATTTACAAAATGAAAACCGAAAGGGGCGTTTAACAAGTTAATAAAAGACTCCCCCCACCAACCAAATATTAGCGCTCCTACCTGATCCTCTATTCCACCAATAACAACATTAATAAAATTCATAACCTCCTTTTACTATTTAGATCTGTGATCGTTAGTTATTTTAGTGACAATTGAATAAGGTCTGTTTTTAACCTCTTCAAAAATCCGTTTCAAATACTCACAAACAATACTCAAAACAACTAATTGAACACTACCCATAAACACTATAGCAGCTAACAATGTTAAAAACCCCCGGGGAGTTTCAGGAATAAAAAGATATAAAGCAACGTTAATGACAACAACCACTAACGAAACTAAAATAGAAAATAGCGCAATATAAAAAACTAGCTCAAGAGGAGCGTAAGAAAAAGAAAAAAACGCTTTACGCGCCCAAAAAAGTTTTTTTCTGATACCACTCGTCGCCACCCCTGTCCCCGAAAACCTCTCAGGTCTAATATACGGTATTCCAATCTGCCTAAACCCAACCCACGCCCTTAAACCTCGTATAAATCTGTCTTTTTCGGGCAACGCATTAATACAATCAACCACCTTTCTATCCATCAAAGAAAAATCTCCCGCATCAAGTGGCGCTTTAACATAACTTAATTTATTAAAAAGTACATAAAAACTATGGTTGGCAAATTCCCAAAATCTGCCCATACTTTTTTCTCTTTTTTTCCTAGAACCATAAACTACCTCATAACCTTCTTGCCATTTTTTTATAAACTCGGGTATAAGTTCTGGAGGATCTTGCAAATCGCCATCCATTATTATCACAGCATCGCCTAAAGCTTGATGCATTCCTGCAGTAAAAGCACTTTGAGAACCAAAATTTCTTGAATGGGTAATAACCGTTAGTTTTTTATCTTTCCTCGCCAAATCTTCCAATATCTTTTGAGATTTATCGGGGCTAGCATCATTTATATAAATAATCTCGTAATCTGTTGTAACTTGTAGCATTACCTTAGTAAGCCTTTTATAAAGCTCTGTTATATTTCCCTCATCCTTATACGCAATCGGTATGATAGATATTTTCTTTTTTGTAAGCATTTTGCTCATAATTTTTTTATTTTAGCATAGAAACTACTTAACAAAAAAAATATAGAACCGGAAAATACAATTAAACCTAAGGACAATAACCAATAAAAAGTCCGTTGAGGAGCATACTCAACAACCAAAGAATAGTTCTTTTGATTGTTTACATCTTCCGGCTTTATAAACCACGAGTTTGCGTAACCATTAACCATAATATGCCGATCCGGCGTAACAATTTCTTTTCCGTTCAAATACAATTTCCAACCCGTATCAAAAGTTTCATTAAAAATTAAGTTGTAGGGGCTACTCGCATCTACAACATCTAGAATGTACTTTGTTGGATTTTTCTTCCTAAAAGAAATTTTTGGCGTTTGCTCCTTTGATAAAGATCCTTTAAGGTTTTCCTCCAACTTCTTAAAAATAAGTAAAGGTTTCACAACATTTGTAACTTCAAAGTTTGAGATGTTTACATCAGACAACAAACCAGATTCTAGGGGATAATCATAAATAAATAGATAGACATCTTCAACAACATTAGTTGATTTAAACTCATTATAATAATTTCCAGAACCAGATAACTCTTCTGTTAAAAAAATTTGCGCTCCGTAAGAACTAGAACCTACCACTGCCAAACCAAAAGCGCCCGATTTAGATGCATAATCAAACGAAAGACTGTATGTGACTCCAGAAACAATCTCCTTTATTTCTTTATAATATGTTACCCCACCAGCCACATGAAAAAGAGACTTCACCAAAGATGATATATCATTCCCTTCCTCGTATTTACTTTGAAACCAAGGTTCGGTAGAACCAAAAAGATTATCTTGTTTAGGAATTTTTAGATAAATCTCATAAGATTTATCTTCATCAAAATTCGCAATTCCCGCATTATACCAACCAAAGAAAGAATTAGATGCCGAAATTATATCAACACCTTCAATACCCGGTATTATTTTTGGATAACCTATTTTTGCAAGTTCCCCTTCTTCAAGATAAATAGCATATTTACCCTTTTCAGGTACAGTGACCAAATAAGAAACTTTATTAGAAATCTGCCTCTTGCCAAAAGAATATATATCAGCAAAATCAAAATCTTTAAAAACTTCTTTACTGCTTGAGTTATTAAAAAAAATACCTAATTTGTTTGGGTAATTTGAAAATTTTAAAATGTGAGGAAACTCTTGAATATCTGCGTTAGCATAAATAACCGCCTCTGGAATAAAAAACTTGGGGACTATGTATTCATCTTTTACTTTAAACAATTCAAGCGCAGGTCTATCTTTAAGCTCACTATAAAGCAAATCTCTTATTTCTTCCTTAGGTTCCTCATTAGAAACTGTTTTTAAATACTCTTGCGTAAATTTCCCAAACTCCTCAACTTTCTCAAGCGGAAATTGTAAAACAAAAACATCGTTTTCTGAAGGTGGCAAAGTCAATTCACCTGAATACCGAAAGTCTAAATCATTTTCCCGCAAAACATAATCAACACCCAATAAGGATAAATAAGCTGGGGACAACTCCTTAATGCTATATACATTATCCACTATATCACCAGAAGTGGAACCAGTATCTAAAGGTCTTCTTAAAATACTATTGCCGTTACTTACAAAATTTACCGCCACATCATCTGCCGAGGAGAATCCATACGGCCAGCTCCACGCTGCCCCGTAATAAACTTTAGGAATAGTTAATATCCTAAAATCTTTCAAATTGGATGCTTGATATTTTTCAAATTCTTTCCAATACTCTGGCACCTTTACTCTAACGCTTCTCATACTTCCATTCCATTTATCCCAAACATGCTCACCTAACAAAACAGGTTTGGAAATAACTATAGTCAAAAATAAAAAGAGTATCAAAATTATATTGCTCCATTTTCCCCGCACCTTTTTTCTTGTATTGACGAGAAAAACATAAAACAATAAAGAAACCGAAAGAACATATAACTCCCCAAATTTAGTGAAAGGCTCTCTAAAAACCCTAAACATTGGAATAGATTTATACAAAAAGGCGTAGACAAAACCAAAAGGCGGACGAGACCCTCCTATTAGAAAAAGACTTACCAATGCTAAAACAAAAATAAAAAGAACATTTTTATTCTTTAATTTTCTATTAAAAACACCTGTCAAAAAAGCAGAAAAAATTATCAAATAAGTAAAAACAGCAACTAACGGTTTATCATAATAAACATTAAAAGGGTAATAAGGGTAAAGATAATGACTTACATACCAAGCCCATTGACCCAAAAAGCGCAAGTTTAAAAATAAGCTGCCCTGATTCGTAAAATCGAGCCAACTGGTGCTAAAAACACCAGAAGACTCTCCAAAATAATATTGTACAAGAGGGAAAAGCCACCAAAGGCTAGAAATAAGCAAAACACCGTAATAAATAATCAAATTCGTAATTTTAACCTTATTAATTTGTTTTATGAAAATTAATATGTAAAGGATTTGCGGAATAAATATTGTTATTGCCAAAGGTAAATTAGAATTCAACGAAGAAAATACTATCGATAAAATAATTAGCTTTGATATTGTCAAAAAATCTAAATTGTCCCTCTCAAAAAGTTTGATGAAATAATACAAAGAGAAAGGCAAATATACACCATACATAAGAGGAAACAATGTAAAGGGGTCCAATGACTGAAAGGCGTTAAACACAAACAAAAGCACTGCAGGTAACAAAGCAAATAAAGTAAACTTTTTTGAAAAAAGTTTGGTTAGTTTAATAAATCCTATATATTTAAAAAAGTATAAACAAAATATAAGTAGTTTTTGTGAAATAGGAAAAGATAAAAAACTGAATAAATTTGCAATTGCATAACTTCTACCACCAAGCGGAATTGAATAATCCCAAATATAAAAATTGAAAATCTTTTTTCCAAGTTGAAGATAAGTATAATTATCTCCTCCAGCAAGCAATTCTGCACCGCCAAACAACAGTTGAATATGAATAAACTCTATAATTGCTATAAGGAGTAGAAAGGAAAATTCAGGGGTTTTTAAAACCCTAACTACGAAATCCGTTATTTTTCTCATTTTCTAATTTCTTAAAAAAAGTAACTACCAAAAAAACATACGCCCAAATAGCTAATTTTTCTGCAACTATGGGCAACTGAAAAAGTCCAAAAAGAGCCATTAAAATAAGAAGAGTCAAAGAAATATACAAACACCATTTAAATTTTAACTTATATGTAACTACACACAGCAATCCAAAAACTATTAAGGGAATAATAATCCAGTTTGAAATGATATTAATAAAAACCATATCTATAAAAACGATAATAGAAAATACAACCAATACTTTAAATTTGTTTTTAATAAGAAACTTTCCTATAGAT
The Patescibacteria group bacterium genome window above contains:
- a CDS encoding DUF3367 domain-containing protein encodes the protein MRKITDFVVRVLKTPEFSFLLLIAIIEFIHIQLLFGGAELLAGGDNYTYLQLGKKIFNFYIWDYSIPLGGRSYAIANLFSFLSFPISQKLLIFCLYFFKYIGFIKLTKLFSKKFTLFALLPAVLLFVFNAFQSLDPFTLFPLMYGVYLPFSLYYFIKLFERDNLDFLTISKLIILSIVFSSLNSNLPLAITIFIPQILYILIFIKQINKVKITNLIIYYGVLLISSLWWLFPLVQYYFGESSGVFSTSWLDFTNQGSLFLNLRFLGQWAWYVSHYLYPYYPFNVYYDKPLVAVFTYLIIFSAFLTGVFNRKLKNKNVLFIFVLALVSLFLIGGSRPPFGFVYAFLYKSIPMFRVFREPFTKFGELYVLSVSLLFYVFLVNTRKKVRGKWSNIILILFLFLTIVISKPVLLGEHVWDKWNGSMRSVRVKVPEYWKEFEKYQASNLKDFRILTIPKVYYGAAWSWPYGFSSADDVAVNFVSNGNSILRRPLDTGSTSGDIVDNVYSIKELSPAYLSLLGVDYVLRENDLDFRYSGELTLPPSENDVFVLQFPLEKVEEFGKFTQEYLKTVSNEEPKEEIRDLLYSELKDRPALELFKVKDEYIVPKFFIPEAVIYANADIQEFPHILKFSNYPNKLGIFFNNSSSKEVFKDFDFADIYSFGKRQISNKVSYLVTVPEKGKYAIYLEEGELAKIGYPKIIPGIEGVDIISASNSFFGWYNAGIANFDEDKSYEIYLKIPKQDNLFGSTEPWFQSKYEEGNDISSLVKSLFHVAGGVTYYKEIKEIVSGVTYSLSFDYASKSGAFGLAVVGSSSYGAQIFLTEELSGSGNYYNEFKSTNVVEDVYLFIYDYPLESGLLSDVNISNFEVTNVVKPLLIFKKLEENLKGSLSKEQTPKISFRKKNPTKYILDVVDASSPYNLIFNETFDTGWKLYLNGKEIVTPDRHIMVNGYANSWFIKPEDVNNQKNYSLVVEYAPQRTFYWLLSLGLIVFSGSIFFLLSSFYAKIKKL
- a CDS encoding glycosyltransferase family 2 protein: MSKMLTKKKISIIPIAYKDEGNITELYKRLTKVMLQVTTDYEIIYINDASPDKSQKILEDLARKDKKLTVITHSRNFGSQSAFTAGMHQALGDAVIIMDGDLQDPPELIPEFIKKWQEGYEVVYGSRKKREKSMGRFWEFANHSFYVLFNKLSYVKAPLDAGDFSLMDRKVVDCINALPEKDRFIRGLRAWVGFRQIGIPYIRPERFSGTGVATSGIRKKLFWARKAFFSFSYAPLELVFYIALFSILVSLVVVVINVALYLFIPETPRGFLTLLAAIVFMGSVQLVVLSIVCEYLKRIFEEVKNRPYSIVTKITNDHRSK